A segment of the Toxotes jaculatrix isolate fToxJac2 chromosome 2, fToxJac2.pri, whole genome shotgun sequence genome:
ATCAGACTCACCTGATTGAGGGTGACAAACTCTGCGTCCAGCCCCACCAAGTCGCCAGCCTGCGGCATCTCACTGACCATGAGGGGGATGAAAGTGGCGTgactcttcctctgcttccgAGCCAGCGAAGCTTCCGTCAGCAGCACGCTGGCGTCTATGGGATTTTTGACTGAGACAAACGGCAAAACGAGAGCAGGTAAATGGATGCACTGAATGCAaaactacaagaaaaaaaacggCAGATTTAAATGTCCTAAAACTTACTGCGGAGGTCGTATTTGGTATGGTAGTTCCTCTTGGCGTAATATAGAATAGCTGGCACTTTCCAGCTCACATCAAACTGTGCAGCTTCAgtctttgacaaaaaaaagaaatgatactTTCAcatgtctgaaaacacaacatttcattACCATAATTACAATAAGCGGTAAAATATTTACCTTGTCGATTGGCTCAATTAGGAAATCATTGAAAAGGTACCACTGCTGATGTGTGACTccctgaaacaaacacatgcattaCTTTAAAAGGTCGGTTTTGATGTGGCCCAGTGTAAAATACCAAATAACTTGAGGTCTCTCTCACCTCTTTCCTTTGATGGTAGGTCTCTCCCACTTTAATATGTGCAACCAAGTTTCCACCAGTGCGAGCGTCCAGGATGTGGGGCACCGTGACCACCAAGTCGTAGAGAGAAGCGCCCTCCGCCTCTTCAGCATCACTCAACTGGCGGGAGATGATATGACAAGTCATTAAAACCAATTAATGGTACAGCTCATAaagtcaaaatcaaaatcaatgtttttccccacctcctctccttcagGCCAGCTGCTAATCTCCAGTCCCTGACTTTTGCTGATGGACATTTTGAGAGTGGCAGGGATCCAGACGTGTCGCAAGTCCTCAGCCCGAGTGTCAAACGTGAAGCCCTCCATACTGCATATCTCCTCCCCGCTGCGCAAGGATGTACAGCAAGAGGTGTTTAGACAAATTCAACATCTCAAATGTAAATATCAGCTGTTGTCCTCTCCTTCATACCACTGTAAATTGACTATCTTTGGGTCTGGGACACAATTCACTTCACTAAAATTCACTGAAAACATCTCTTCATACAACAAATTTCTTTGATATTACAAAGGATCTTACTCCAGGCACCACTCCGTGGGCATTGGTGGGGGTTCTTTAGGTTTTGCAGGTTCCATTGCCTCTTTTTGCATGGCCTTATTGAAGGCATACTGtgaagacaacaaaaaaaaacaattatgtAATTCATGTGAccagaaacatgtcaaactataTTTGAAACTGGTCAGAATGGACATTAAACCCAAACCTCTGCCTGAACCTTCCAGAACTCAGCCTCTTTAGCACTGTTCACCTCACAGTTTATAACCAGAACATCTGGCAAACAGCGGATGTTGCGTGTTTGCACCTGCAGTCGATCACAAAAACATTATCACACTGGAAAATGGACTTAAATCATCATGTTTTAGTTAACATGATCCGCTGATATGTCTGAACGATGGCTGTAACTCACTGTGGGCTGGTACTTCTCACAGTTTTCACACCACGCCTGAGTGCTCTGCTCCAGGCAGATGCTCTTCTTCAGGATCTCAGCAAAGTCATACTCCTTTATTGTCTTTTCTGATgagataaagtgaaatgaatatTAGTTTCATGTCAACAAATACAGAActatttcactgtcattttgcAGACTCTATGCTCAGCCTACACAAGAACATCCATGCACAGCAGCGGGACAGAGCACCTGGGACTCACCTTGGGAGTTCTGTTCAGGGTAATGCATGGTGAAGAGCAACGTGAGGGAGGAACGCACGGTCTCCTTGCCACAGCGACACAGGCTGCTGTTCTCAACTTCACACCCAAACAATTTTCCGATGACAGACTCACCAGACGAGCCCAGAGAACTACAAGAAATGCAtcatcaaaacaacacaaacagataagCGATCACATTTCCATGAACTAATTTCTGAAAAAGCTTTGTGCCTAAATACCTCCAGGCCGTGTACTGTGCATGTCAAACTaagtgtgatgtgtttttgttggttgctctgacctgctgctggctCCCCTGTAGGCCTGTGGACCCTCCTGTTCCTGTGTCTCCTGGTGGAGCTGAGTGAGGATGAACCGGTTCCAGCTCTGGATTAAGCGACCGAGTCTGGCCTTCCCTGTTTGTTCGTCCGAGTCTGCGAGGATCAGGCCCAGCGCTGAAGCTTCAGGGATGGTGCGAAACGCTCGGAGGAAGTTACTGGCCttgagaagaggagaaaggggaaGTGGCGTTGAGAAATCTACAATGTTCATCCACAACACAACGTGGACACACCTCTGCTTTGCCCCAGGGATCCACAATAACAGATAGTTACCTGACATGGATCTCCTCGTGACAAGTCCAACATGTGGAAGAGGAAGCCGAGCTCACAGGCCAAACAAAACTCCTTCTGGCACAAATGATTCTGCACTAAACACCGGATTGGCTCCAGGAAATATAATACCTGATGTgccaacacaaaaacaggagaACAACAACTCAACATGAgtaaagaacaacaacaacttttgaATTTTGTTTCAAAGATAAATTTCactaaacaaaaaagaagaaaaagacaccTAACCCTCCTAGCTGCTCACCTGGATCATGCAGTTACAGTAGGCATTGGGGATGTGAGGCTCCAGACCAGCGAACAAGGTTCTGTTGTAATGTTTGAAGTCAAAGTCCTCAAGTCCAAGTTTAGAATATTTAATTGTGACCTGGTACAGCACAAAGATGTCTTCATCACATATTTCAGAAATCAGAACATATTTTTgttaaacagcaacaaaaaacaaattaagataACACAAAAATCCACCGATCGTGGGGAAATCATACCTTCCTGTACTTTTTGGGCACCATGTAGAGATGAGGCTCTTCATCACGTCCAATTGGCGATTCAGGGACCTGGTTGTAATTGTCATAATCAAGCTCCACATCTTTAATTTTATAAGGAACCTGAAACCAACAGAGAAAATATACTTTAAATGATTGATAttgattttgagttttttttctgtttactgtccCTTCTAGGAATTGGCACAGTACTGCATGATACATGATTATACACGCCTGGTTTCGAGGGCGGGTACGAGGATTTGCGGCATATCCAATGAACCCGACAGTTTTCATTGTGCGCAGGATTTCTGGGTCCACAGGAGGAGCTCGTCTGTTGGAGAGAACCATTTGTTTAGGTGAAAATCCTTATTAAATGGCTGCAGGTCAGAAACGACATACAGAGAAACACGAGCCACTAGCCAAATATACACCCAAATGCCAGGTTATTATTCTATACACCTAGCTTTAACTAATGTACTCTAATTCAGCAGCCCAGcccaaacacactgacaggtgtttctaatattttgtcaaCCCCATTTATATCAATTAGGGATGCTAAGATTTATTGCACAGCTGTTGTATTAGACATTTTCAGCAGCCTAATAAAGATGTTAATTGATGTTAGTATTTCTTCTACTCTAAGAGCcactcaaaaaaataataatctgttGGTCCTATTGCATGACTGTTAGTCTCTCAGACTGGGAAAAAATGTCAGCTGGTCAAAAGCGTCAGGTGGTTACTCAGTGTCCCACTCAGTGTCCCACTGAGTAACCACACTTTTCAAAAAACCGTAGTAAGAATTTACAATTCTTGGAACAGCAGCCCACATTCCACATATAACCACTCATGGTGAGGGACTTGTCACgtgtctttgaaatgtttccatgTACCACCTCCAACGTGACACAGAGTAAAGCACTGACATCACTTAAAGTATCACTTAAATAAGTTGACAgtgacagaagaaaacagaaattaataAGTTCCACGTTGTGACTAAAtcttattattacattattatggTGTGAGATCATACTTCCCCATTTTTAGTCAAGCTgcagtttgatttgttttggtttcatatTTTTAAGCTGTGCCACCAGTTAAAAGGTAAGGTTGGTGATATTCTGTATTTCTGCTagtgtcaacaaatcccattaaaagaacaaagcaaacaatgtgtgagtctgtctctAAATACTTTCCAACTTCCTTATCATGTCTGTGGCACTCTGTCCCAGACCTACTGGTTCCCACTGAAGACGTAAATCTTGAAAAACAAGTCACAATATATAGTTTCACTGTTAACAACGGCTCAATTATTCCCTAAAACAGCTAAAGTTACCATTAGTGTTTCAGTTACCATTACTCAAGCAGAAGTATATAAGAATACATGatgggactattttcagttgtattttaagtgcactcaaaataaactgcaatGGTCGTGTTCCGGGTAATGAAAAGGAACATGAAGTCACCCTGTGAAACAATCATGCTGACacttatgtgtttttaattaagcTCTATGaaacagaggaataagatatgaccaggctttggctacacagaTTTGTTACTAGGATCAAATAattgttgttttggtgttttcaggagatttgttgacaatgtGGAATAAAAATGTGGAATATCACCAGATAGGTCGTTTAATGTGTATGTTAAgtacatttttacattgttcACGATCGCCAAAAGTGCAAATGTAACCCATATAACTGTGTTACCTGGGGCTGGGTGTAGCCAGGGCAGTGGGCCAGTCTGACAGCAGCGGCTCAGTGCTGGTCAGCGGCATGGGGATGAGCGAGAGGGGCAGCAGGTCGTGGTTCCAGTCCAGCTGAGGCAGCGTGTCCACAAGGCACGGAAGAGCAAACTCTGTCTCTCGAGAGTAGTCATTAAATGAAACCTCTGGAGCATCAGACCACAGGTGCACGCAGCCCCCGGAGTCCCCGAAGGCCAAGGCCTGTTTGCTGGATGAGACGTCAAAGCTCATGAGCAACTGGCCCACGGTGTTGACGTGAAAAATGTCCGCCACATTGGCGAGGCCAGTGGGTTCGCAGAACTGGCACTGACCTGAAGAAAGAAACAGGGGGAAGACAACTACAGCTGAACAACATATTCAGGAAACATCTCCACTCAGATATCATGCATCTTATCTATGGTGAAAATGGCTCCTAAACATTAGCACATGTAACCTGGACAATTATTTCCAAAGAAAATGTACTTGTACAGTATATGGAAAACATTTCCAATGTAATCACTTAGATATTTCTAGTGCAAAAAATTTCCACACAGCGGACATGTGCTGAAAAGCTggttagccacggtgctgctcaatgcccgcctgctagctggctgcaaacagTGGAATGGATTCCCGAAATCTCCGCAGGTTGGATCGGAAATTTTCGATTCGTGAATTATGTCGGTATCTGAACCGATACCGATGctggatcggatcggccccatcccAACTTACAAGtcaacgcagacacacacaaggaaacTGGTATGAATGACTGATACCTGTCTGTGAGATGATTGCCAGGCGTGACGTGTACGTAGGAATGAAGCGCAAGAAGAGGGGGTCCACATGCACCTGAAGTGGAGTTACTGCTCGCATCATGCGGAGGTCGTACACCATGAGAAAACGGTCACATGCCAATCCATTCAGTCCTCGGGTGGAGAACCCACACGCAGCCAGAAGATTTCCATGAACGTCAAAGTCTGAGAGGCTGCCAGAGAACGCATCAAACTCGTGCTCCATCTTGAAAGTACGCAAGTCCCGAAGCGTTATCTGGTTTTAAACAAAGGGATGACAGTGAGAGTTGTGTAAACCTGAAAAACATCTTTCACAAACTGATATGATGAACTTACCTTCCCAGAAGTGTGCCCACAGAAGAAAAAACGGTTGGTTTGACGCATTATTGCCACTCCTGGTACCTCAACAGTGAACTGTCAAGTAGACAACAAGGAAGTAAACAGCCAATCACTTGCTTCTAACTAAATTATTCTTACATTATTTGGCAAATGAGAAGCCATGAGGCCCTGTGCCATATACATGGGAGTGGATATTGATAAACTTAATCCCAATGTCTCACCTTTTGAGTTTCTTGAACAGTATTCAAGTCAACTTCAACCACATAGTTTTGTAATCCGCCCATGAGCAACATATTGTTGTCAGTCATGAGAAGACTATGCATATCAGCTCCTTCCTCCATCCTGGAATGAACACATGCATTAAactttaatcaattaattaaatgaGAGAATAAATCATTTTGCAGCTGTGGCTGTCTACAATCGACTTCAGAATTTGTTCCACTTAATCTTTAGTGACACGTACGGATAATCAAACATGACAAGGCCCCCACGAGTGTAGCATCTGAGGTTGCCCTTAGAGAGGAACAGCACGCCTGTTTCCAAACTCTGAATGTGTCGGATGTCATCTGTTGCATGCACTTGGAAAGAAGAATATCGGCCCATTGTAGGTCCAAAGAATGAGGTTACATGGCCCTGGAGAGAAGAATAAAAGGGATAATGCAAAATGACATAGATGAAAAGTAAATTCCACATTTACATTAAACTGGACACAACCTGTGTATGCTTCAGAAACAATATATACTTAATAATCAAGGGTTTCACTCTGTGGTTTCCCATCCAGAGCATTTCCTCCTGGAGATCAAAATGTGTTGTAGTGACTGGAATGCCAACTTCTGAAACTACACTGTGCAGCTCAGAGAACATCCTCTCCATAAGGCGCACTTTTAGCAGTAagtgattttttagtaagacctcaaaatgtcataaaacacgtcatacggccctAAGAAGtgaaaaatatgacaaaaaaagtcatttttagtaagacctcaaaatgtcataaaacacgtcatagtatactaaggcgtggaaatatgacaaagaaggtgatttttagtaagacctaaaaatgtcaaaacacgtcatagtatactaagacgtgaaaatatgaccaaaaaagtgattttttagtaagacctcaaaatgtcattaaacatgtcatacggccgtatgtcgtgaaaatatgatcaaaaaagtgattttttgatatgacctcaaaatgtcataaaacacgtcatacggccgtatgtcgtgaaaatatgaccaaagaagtgattttttggtatgacctaaaaaatgtcataaaacacgtcatagtatactaaggcgtgaaaatatgaccaaaaaagtgattttttggtatgacctcaaaatgtcataaaacacgtcatacggccgtatgtcgtgaaaatatgaccaaaaaagtgattttttaatatgacctcaaaatgtcataaaacacgtcatagtcaaaatgtcataaaacacgtcataaggcgtgaaaatatgaccaaaaaagtgattttttgatatgacctcaaaatgtcataaaacacgtcatagtatactaaggtgtgaaaatatgaccaagaAAGTGATTtcttggtatgacctcaaaatgtcataaaacacgtcatagtatactaaggcgtgaaaatatgaccaaaaaagtgataatttggtatgacctaaaaatgtcataaaacacgtcaaagtatactaaggcgtgaaaatatgaccaaaaaactgatttcttggtatgacctcaaaatgtcataaaacacgtcatacggccgtatgtcgtgaaaatatgaccaaagatgtgattttttggtatgacctcaaaatgacataaaacaagtcatacggccgtatgtcgtgaaaatatgacaaaaaaagtgattttttgatatgacctcaaaatgtcataaaacacgtcatacggccgcatgtcgtgaaaatatgacaaaaatagtgattttttggtatgacctcaaaatgtcataaaacacgtcatacggccgtacgtcgtgaaaatatgaccaaaaaactgattttttgatatgacctcaaaatgtcataaaacacgtcatagtacactaaggcatgaaaatatgaccaaaaaagtgattttttggtatgacctcaaaatgtcataaaacacgttatagtatactaaggtgtgaaaatatgtccaaaaaactgattttttggtatgacctcaaaatgtcataaaacacgtcatacggccgtatgtcgtgaaaatatgacaaaaaaagtgattttttggtatgacctcaaaatgtcataaaatacgtcatacggccgtatgtcgtgaaaatatgacaaaaaaagtgattttttggtatgacctcaaaatgtcataaaacaaatcatacggccgtatgtcgtgaaaatatgacaaaaaaattcatattttggtattacctcaaaatgtcataaaacacgtcatagtatactaaggcgtgaaaatatgacaaaaaaaaatattttttggtatgacctcaatatgtcataaaacacatcatagtgtactaaggcgtgaaaatatgtccaaaaaagtgattttttggtatgacctcaaaatgtcatcaaacacgtcatacggccgtatgtcgtgaaaatatgaccaaaaaactgattttttgatatgacctcaaaatgtcataaaacacgtcatagtatactaaggcttgaaaatatgaccaaaaaactgattttttggtatgacctcaaaatgtcataaaacacgtcatagtatactaaggcgtgaaaatatgaccaaaaaagtgattttttggtatgacctcaaaatgtcataaaacacgtcatagtatactaaggagtgaaaatatgacaaaaaaagtgattttttggtatgacctcaaaatgtcataaaacatgtcatagtatactaaggcatgaaaatattatcaaaaaagtgattttttggtatgacctcaaaatgtcataaaacacgtatgtcgtgaaaatatgaccaaaaaagtgatttttttgtatgacctcaaaatgtcataaaatacatcatagtacactaaggcatgaaaatatgaccaaaaaagtgattttttggtatgacctcaaaatgtcataaaacacgttatagtatactaaggcgtgaaaatatgtccaaaaaaagtgattttttggtatgacctcaaaatgtcataaaacacgtcatacggccgtatgtcgtgaaaatatgaccaaaaaagtgattttttgatatgacctcaaaatgtcagaaaacacgtcatacggccgtatgtcgtgaaaatatgaccaaaaaactgattttttgatatgacctcaaaatttcattaaacacgtcatagtatactaaggcgtgaaaatatgaccaaaaaagtgattttttggtatgacctaaaaatgtcataaaacacgtcatagtatactaaggcgtgaaaatatgacaaaaaaaaatattttttggtatgacctcaaaatgtcataaaacacgtcatagtatactaaggcgtgaaaatatgtccaaaaaagtgattttttggtatgacctcaaaatgtcataaaacacgtcatagtatactaaggcatgaaaatatgaccaaaaaagtgattttttggtatgacctcaaaatgtcataaaatacgtcatacggccgtatgtcgtgaaaatatgaccaaaaaactgattttttgatatgacctcaaaatgtcataaaacacgtcatagtaaactgaggcatgaaaatatgacgaaaaaagtgattttttggtatgacctcaaaatgtcataaaatacgtcatacggccgtatgtcgtgaaaatatgacaaaaaaattcatattttggtattacctcaaaatgtcataaaacacgtcatagtatactaaggcgtgaaaatatgacaaaaaaaaaatattttttggtatgacctcaaaatgtcataaaacacgtcatagtgtactaaggcgtgaaaatatgtccaaaaaagtgattttttggtatgacctcaaaatgtcataaaacacgtcatacggccgtatgtcgtaaaaatatgaccaaaaaactgattttttgatatgacctcaaaatgtcattaaacacgtcatagtatactaaggcgtgaaaatatgaccaaaaaagtgattttttggtatgacctcaaaatgtcataaaacacgtcatagtatactaaggcgtgaaaatatgtccaaaaaagtgattttttggtatgacctcaaaatgtcataaaatacgtcatagtatactaaggagtgaaaatatgacaaaaaaagtgattttttggtatgacctcaaaatggcataaaacatgtcatagtatactaaggcatgaaaatattatcaaaaaagtgattttttggtatgacctcaaaatgtcataaaacacgtcatacggccgtatgtcgtgaaaatatgaccaaaaaacggattttttgatatgacctcaaaatgtcataaaacacgtcatagtacactaaggcatgaaaatatgaccaaaaaagtgattttttggtatgacctcaaaatgtcataaaacacgtcatacggccgtatgtcgtgaaaatatgaccaaaaaagtgattttttgatatgacctcaaaatgtcagaaaacacgtcatacggccgtatgtcgtgaaaatatgaccaaaaaagtgattttttgatatgacctcaaaatgtcattaaacacgtcatagtatactaaggcgtgaaaatatgaccaaaaaagtgattttttggtatgacctaaaaatgtcataaaacacgtcaaaGTATACTAAggtgtgaaaatatgaccaaaaaagtgattttttggtatgacctcaaaatgtcataaaacacgtcatagtatactaaggcgtgaaaatatgacaaaaaaaattattttttggtatgacctcaaaatgtcataaaacaagtcatacagccgtatgtcgtgaaaatatgaccaaaaaagtgattttttgatatgacctcaaaatgtcataaaatacgtcatagtatactaaggtgtaaaaatatgaccaaaaaagtgatttcttggtatgacctcaaaatgtcagaaaacacgtcatacggccgtatgtcgtgaaaacatgacaaaaaaagtga
Coding sequences within it:
- the pan2 gene encoding PAN2-PAN3 deadenylation complex catalytic subunit PAN2 isoform X1, producing MMNFDGLDAGMGEYPASLHGTLEAGMEPSMDPHLNPSLLQGVELDPEALAVTVPEPVHLMEGMFSELHSVVSEVGIPVTATHFDLQEEMLWMGNHRGHVTSFFGPTMGRYSSFQVHATDDIRHIQSLETGVLFLSKGNLRCYTRGGLVMFDYPMEEGADMHSLLMTDNNMLLMGGLQNYVVEVDLNTVQETQKFTVEVPGVAIMRQTNRFFFCGHTSGKITLRDLRTFKMEHEFDAFSGSLSDFDVHGNLLAACGFSTRGLNGLACDRFLMVYDLRMMRAVTPLQVHVDPLFLRFIPTYTSRLAIISQTGQCQFCEPTGLANVADIFHVNTVGQLLMSFDVSSSKQALAFGDSGGCVHLWSDAPEVSFNDYSRETEFALPCLVDTLPQLDWNHDLLPLSLIPMPLTSTEPLLSDWPTALATPSPRRAPPVDPEILRTMKTVGFIGYAANPRTRPRNQVPYKIKDVELDYDNYNQVPESPIGRDEEPHLYMVPKKYRKVTIKYSKLGLEDFDFKHYNRTLFAGLEPHIPNAYCNCMIQVLYFLEPIRCLVQNHLCQKEFCLACELGFLFHMLDLSRGDPCQASNFLRAFRTIPEASALGLILADSDEQTGKARLGRLIQSWNRFILTQLHQETQEQEGPQAYRGASSSSLGSSGESVIGKLFGCEVENSSLCRCGKETVRSSLTLLFTMHYPEQNSQEKTIKEYDFAEILKKSICLEQSTQAWCENCEKYQPTVQTRNIRCLPDVLVINCEVNSAKEAEFWKVQAEYAFNKAMQKEAMEPAKPKEPPPMPTEWCLDGEEICSMEGFTFDTRAEDLRHVWIPATLKMSISKSQGLEISSWPEGEELSDAEEAEGASLYDLVVTVPHILDARTGGNLVAHIKVGETYHQRKEGVTHQQWYLFNDFLIEPIDKTEAAQFDVSWKVPAILYYAKRNYHTKYDLRIKNPIDASVLLTEASLARKQRKSHATFIPLMVSEMPQAGDLVGLDAEFVTLNQEEAELRSDGTKSTIKPSQMSVARITCVRGQGPNEGVPFIDDYISTQEQVVDYLTQYSGIKPGDLDAKISSKHLTTLKSTYLKLRFLIDTGVRFVGHGLQKDFRVINLLVLKDQVIDTVYLFHLPRKRMISLRFLAWYFLDLNIQGETHDSIEDARTALQLYRKYLELSRGGGNDEVRKVLKGLYEKGRQLDWKVPDSDTGDGQGSPKSAAAFPSVMGL
- the pan2 gene encoding PAN2-PAN3 deadenylation complex catalytic subunit PAN2 isoform X2, which gives rise to MMNFDGLDAGMGEYPASLHGTLEAGMEPSMDPHLNPSLLQGVELDPEALAVTVPEPVHLMEGMFSELHSVVSEVGIPVTATHFDLQEEMLWMGNHRGHVTSFFGPTMGRYSSFQVHATDDIRHIQSLETGVLFLSKGNLRCYTRGGLVMFDYPMEEGADMHSLLMTDNNMLLMGGLQNYVVEVDLNTVQETQKFTVEVPGVAIMRQTNRFFFCGHTSGKITLRDLRTFKMEHEFDAFSGSLSDFDVHGNLLAACGFSTRGLNGLACDRFLMVYDLRMMRAVTPLQVHVDPLFLRFIPTYTSRLAIISQTGQCQFCEPTGLANVADIFHVNTVGQLLMSFDVSSSKQALAFGDSGGCVHLWSDAPEVSFNDYSRETEFALPCLVDTLPQLDWNHDLLPLSLIPMPLTSTEPLLSDWPTALATPSPRRAPPVDPEILRTMKTVGFIGYAANPRTRPRNQVPYKIKDVELDYDNYNQVPESPIGRDEEPHLYMVPKKYRKVTIKYSKLGLEDFDFKHYNRTLFAGLEPHIPNAYCNCMIQVLYFLEPIRCLVQNHLCQKEFCLACELGFLFHMLDLSRGDPCQASNFLRAFRTIPEASALGLILADSDEQTGKARLGRLIQSWNRFILTQLHQETQEQEGPQAYRGASSSSLGSSGESVIGKLFGCEVENSSLCRCGKETVRSSLTLLFTMHYPEQNSQEKTIKEYDFAEILKKSICLEQSTQAWCENCEKYQPTVQTRNIRCLPDVLVINCEVNSAKEAEFWKVQAEYAFNKAMQKEAMEPAKPKEPPPMPTEWCLDGEEICSMEGFTFDTRAEDLRHVWIPATLKMSISKSQGLEISSWPEGEELSDAEEAEGASLYDLVVTVPHILDARTGGNLVAHIKVGETYHQRKEGVTHQQWYLFNDFLIEPIDKTEAAQFDVSWKVPAILYYAKRNYHTKYDLRIKNPIDASVLLTEASLARKQRKSHATFIPLMVSEMPQAGDLVGLDAEFVTLNQEEAELRSDGTKSTIKPSQMSVARITCVRGQGPNEGVPFIDDYISTQEQVVDYLTQYSGIKPGDLDAKISSKHLTTLKSTYLKLRFLIDTGVRFVGHGLQKDFRVINLLVLKDQVIDTVYLFHLPRKRMISLRFLAWYFLDLNIQGETHDSIEDARTALQLYRKYLELSRGGGNDEVRKVLKGLYEKGRQLDWKVPDSDTGDGQGAAAFPSVMGL
- the pan2 gene encoding PAN2-PAN3 deadenylation complex catalytic subunit PAN2 isoform X3 gives rise to the protein MERMFSELHSVVSEVGIPVTTTHFDLQEEMLWMGNHRGHVTSFFGPTMGRYSSFQVHATDDIRHIQSLETGVLFLSKGNLRCYTRGGLVMFDYPMEEGADMHSLLMTDNNMLLMGGLQNYVVEVDLNTVQETQKFTVEVPGVAIMRQTNRFFFCGHTSGKITLRDLRTFKMEHEFDAFSGSLSDFDVHGNLLAACGFSTRGLNGLACDRFLMVYDLRMMRAVTPLQVHVDPLFLRFIPTYTSRLAIISQTGQCQFCEPTGLANVADIFHVNTVGQLLMSFDVSSSKQALAFGDSGGCVHLWSDAPEVSFNDYSRETEFALPCLVDTLPQLDWNHDLLPLSLIPMPLTSTEPLLSDWPTALATPSPRRAPPVDPEILRTMKTVGFIGYAANPRTRPRNQVPYKIKDVELDYDNYNQVPESPIGRDEEPHLYMVPKKYRKVTIKYSKLGLEDFDFKHYNRTLFAGLEPHIPNAYCNCMIQVLYFLEPIRCLVQNHLCQKEFCLACELGFLFHMLDLSRGDPCQASNFLRAFRTIPEASALGLILADSDEQTGKARLGRLIQSWNRFILTQLHQETQEQEGPQAYRGASSSSLGSSGESVIGKLFGCEVENSSLCRCGKETVRSSLTLLFTMHYPEQNSQEKTIKEYDFAEILKKSICLEQSTQAWCENCEKYQPTVQTRNIRCLPDVLVINCEVNSAKEAEFWKVQAEYAFNKAMQKEAMEPAKPKEPPPMPTEWCLDGEEICSMEGFTFDTRAEDLRHVWIPATLKMSISKSQGLEISSWPEGEELSDAEEAEGASLYDLVVTVPHILDARTGGNLVAHIKVGETYHQRKEGVTHQQWYLFNDFLIEPIDKTEAAQFDVSWKVPAILYYAKRNYHTKYDLRIKNPIDASVLLTEASLARKQRKSHATFIPLMVSEMPQAGDLVGLDAEFVTLNQEEAELRSDGTKSTIKPSQMSVARITCVRGQGPNEGVPFIDDYISTQEQVVDYLTQYSGIKPGDLDAKISSKHLTTLKSTYLKLRFLIDTGVRFVGHGLQKDFRVINLLVLKDQVIDTVYLFHLPRKRMISLRFLAWYFLDLNIQGETHDSIEDARTALQLYRKYLELSRGGGNDEVRKVLKGLYEKGRQLDWKVPDSDTGDGQGSPKSAAAFPSVMGL